Proteins encoded in a region of the Schaalia hyovaginalis genome:
- a CDS encoding energy-coupling factor transporter transmembrane component T, with protein sequence MNTQPPQAGPRGRRRAGFFLPRALPGPAPLKKVRAEVLILAWTILTTLLLVWPTWPSIGIVAALLTVGTLLVRAPASAIPIPPSWFWSGLIGGLIGAALGGGLWYFIRLTALGLVIVWGTSLLLWTSSTMRIAQGLRTLIRPLGRIGAPVDEWSRVMNLALRALPVVSDQAQAVIDTAKLRMGSEWTRATPGALVRLGVDITTACLSAASRSARDTGRAMSMRGGFEPLDDRRERFTPADLGAALAGICAIVGIVAVRVFW encoded by the coding sequence ATGAACACCCAGCCGCCCCAGGCCGGGCCCCGCGGGAGGAGACGGGCGGGCTTCTTCCTCCCGCGCGCCCTCCCGGGCCCCGCGCCCCTGAAGAAGGTCCGGGCCGAAGTCCTCATCCTCGCCTGGACGATCCTCACGACCCTGCTCCTCGTATGGCCGACATGGCCGTCGATCGGGATCGTCGCCGCCCTCCTGACGGTCGGGACGCTCCTCGTCAGGGCGCCCGCGAGCGCGATCCCGATCCCGCCCTCCTGGTTCTGGAGCGGGCTGATCGGGGGCCTCATCGGCGCGGCTCTGGGCGGGGGCCTCTGGTACTTCATCCGACTCACGGCACTGGGCCTCGTCATCGTCTGGGGGACCTCACTGCTGCTCTGGACCTCATCCACGATGAGGATCGCGCAAGGGCTGCGCACCCTCATCCGCCCCCTCGGGCGCATCGGGGCGCCGGTCGACGAGTGGTCGCGAGTCATGAACCTCGCCCTGCGGGCCCTGCCCGTCGTCTCCGACCAGGCCCAGGCGGTCATCGACACGGCGAAGCTGCGCATGGGATCCGAGTGGACCCGGGCGACCCCCGGGGCGCTCGTGCGCCTCGGCGTGGACATCACGACCGCGTGCCTCTCCGCGGCATCGCGATCCGCGCGGGACACGGGACGCGCCATGTCGATGCGCGGCGGCTTCGAGCCCCTCGACGATCGGCGGGAGCGTTTCACCCCGGCCGACCTTGGCGCCGCTCTCGCGGGGATCTGCGCGATCGTCGGCATCGTCGCCGTGCGCGTCTTCTGGTGA
- a CDS encoding ABC transporter ATP-binding protein, which produces MTGRRTPLAPVEIATAGILAGLTAALGLGSSALPVFALFFRIGAAIPIAMVASRMRPRTAFATALVALLLAGAVGGISTAWTTAQVGAIALVVGALRRKGVAALGVALTALLVALIGALGALALLTLLESARELALESARTSMNGYLELVGRIPGLGGSAQLAQSRVDAFIAHWWIWAPALSGLRLAILLLAAHWLLSRVLERLDLADGSDPLEEAMKAPGRPGPLPLRLRGVGYAYPGSDAPALSDIDLDIDSGFTVIVGPNGSGKSTLALILAGAAPTRGSATRPGGAGLGRVGGTAILAQRAETQFLGETVAEDVVWGMGEEERAGVDLDALLDLVGLRGQAQVAPRHLSGGMLQRLALAGALARRPALLISDESTAMIDPRGRAELLEILSALPASGTAVVHITHDPAEAANASRIIRLEGGRILHDGTRSGAPRSTGSAAAVAAAAAQGADHGRDKGRAPSGTRGRGTASAPSPASAPAPALTGTIEHLWADRVTHSYNPGTPWDRLVLSDASCIVSPGSALLITGENGSGKSTLARILVGLESPTSGRCTLGGVPVTRRIGEVGLARQFARLQLQRPTVGLDILSAAGYGPSVGTGRGRKGRALDSARARELIASALAEVGLPEELSRRNVDALSGGQMRRVVLAGLLASDPVALVLDEPFAGLDAESRAILIDVLERRRRAGLGLVIISHDDSGLTGLCDEQLTLARGVLA; this is translated from the coding sequence ATGACTGGCCGACGGACCCCGCTCGCGCCCGTGGAGATCGCGACCGCAGGGATCCTCGCCGGATTGACCGCGGCCCTCGGGCTCGGCTCATCCGCGCTGCCCGTCTTCGCGCTCTTCTTCCGCATCGGCGCGGCCATTCCGATCGCGATGGTCGCATCGCGCATGCGCCCGCGGACGGCCTTCGCCACCGCACTCGTCGCCCTCCTCCTGGCCGGAGCCGTCGGCGGGATCTCGACCGCATGGACGACCGCTCAAGTCGGCGCGATCGCCTTGGTCGTCGGCGCACTGCGCCGCAAGGGCGTCGCGGCCCTCGGAGTCGCCCTCACGGCCCTCCTCGTGGCGCTCATCGGCGCCCTCGGCGCGCTCGCCCTCCTCACCCTCCTCGAATCCGCCCGCGAACTCGCCCTCGAATCCGCGCGCACCTCGATGAACGGCTATCTCGAACTCGTCGGGAGGATCCCGGGCCTGGGTGGATCCGCGCAGCTCGCGCAGAGCCGGGTCGACGCCTTCATCGCCCACTGGTGGATCTGGGCGCCCGCATTGAGCGGGCTCCGCCTGGCGATCCTCCTCCTCGCGGCCCACTGGCTGCTCTCGCGCGTCCTCGAGCGCCTCGACCTCGCCGACGGATCCGATCCCCTCGAAGAGGCCATGAAGGCGCCGGGGCGCCCGGGTCCGCTCCCCCTCCGCCTCAGAGGGGTCGGCTACGCGTATCCGGGCTCCGACGCCCCCGCCCTGTCGGACATCGATCTCGACATCGATTCGGGCTTCACGGTCATCGTGGGGCCCAACGGCTCCGGGAAATCAACCCTCGCCCTCATCCTCGCCGGAGCCGCGCCGACCCGGGGGAGCGCGACCCGGCCGGGCGGCGCGGGACTGGGCCGAGTCGGGGGCACCGCGATCCTCGCCCAGCGCGCCGAAACACAATTCCTCGGGGAAACCGTCGCCGAGGACGTCGTTTGGGGGATGGGCGAGGAGGAGCGCGCGGGCGTCGACCTCGACGCCCTGCTCGACCTCGTGGGCCTGCGCGGCCAGGCGCAGGTCGCGCCGCGTCACCTCTCAGGCGGAATGCTCCAGCGCCTCGCCCTCGCCGGTGCACTCGCACGCCGCCCCGCCCTGCTCATCTCCGACGAGTCCACGGCGATGATCGACCCGAGGGGCCGCGCCGAACTCCTCGAGATCCTGAGCGCCCTGCCCGCCTCCGGGACCGCCGTTGTCCACATCACCCACGACCCCGCCGAGGCGGCGAACGCGAGCCGCATCATCAGGCTCGAGGGCGGGCGGATCCTCCACGACGGGACGAGGAGCGGCGCACCGCGGTCGACCGGGAGCGCGGCCGCGGTCGCGGCCGCGGCTGCGCAAGGGGCCGATCACGGGCGCGACAAGGGCCGGGCCCCGAGCGGAACGCGAGGAAGGGGCACGGCAAGCGCCCCTTCGCCCGCATCGGCGCCCGCGCCCGCACTGACCGGCACGATCGAGCACCTGTGGGCCGACCGCGTCACCCACTCCTACAACCCGGGCACCCCGTGGGACCGCCTCGTCCTCTCCGATGCGAGCTGCATCGTCTCCCCCGGATCCGCCCTGCTCATCACCGGCGAGAACGGCTCCGGGAAGTCCACCCTCGCGCGCATCCTCGTCGGCCTGGAGTCGCCGACTTCGGGCCGCTGCACCCTCGGAGGCGTCCCCGTCACGAGGCGCATCGGCGAGGTCGGGCTCGCCAGGCAATTCGCCCGCCTCCAACTCCAACGCCCCACGGTCGGCCTCGACATCCTCTCCGCCGCGGGCTACGGCCCTTCCGTGGGCACCGGACGAGGGCGCAAGGGCCGCGCCCTCGACTCCGCGAGGGCGCGGGAGCTCATCGCCTCGGCCCTCGCCGAGGTCGGACTGCCCGAGGAACTCTCCCGCCGCAATGTCGACGCCCTCTCGGGCGGTCAGATGCGACGCGTCGTCCTCGCAGGCCTCCTCGCATCCGACCCGGTCGCCCTCGTCCTCGATGAGCCCTTCGCCGGACTCGACGCGGAATCGCGCGCGATCCTCATCGACGTCCTGGAGCGGCGCAGACGGGCCGGGCTCGGCCTCGTCATCATCTCCCACGACGACTCGGGCCTGACCGGCCTGTGCGATGAGCAGCTCACCCTGGCCCGGGGAGTCCTCGCATGA
- a CDS encoding SLC13 family permease, with protein MTTRQKKEKGGLSPVKLFGQLGAFIAIIVFLFVQLPGLGVEGSRMFGIFLAAILLWVTEAIPLSATAALVIFLEVLFVSNKALLPVGEEAPAYTSFFGALANPVIILFLGGFMLADGAAKYKVDRALSAVLLKPFLGKPRLTVMGVMLITALMSMFMSNTATTATMFAVMMPVIMALPEGGARTGIALSIPVAANVGGMGTPVGTPPNAIALGALQAAGISVTFLEWMLAAVPLMLIVLAVSWLFISWRYVPRDAKFEIDTSAKFDTSRNAKIFYVVAILTILLWMTESLHGISSNIVGFLPVVALMVTKVMGGDDLRALDWPVLWLVAGGIALGSGVGSTGLDAWLLGSIRWETIPTVLLILTLALVGWVTSNVISHSASANLLVPMGMGLAMTISTPAAQIAIVLALGCSLGMCLPISTPPNAIAYSTGTTPTREMVVVGVVVGVVGVLLLAFVAPLTWGPLGVI; from the coding sequence ATGACGACCCGCCAGAAGAAGGAGAAGGGCGGGTTGAGCCCGGTGAAGCTCTTCGGGCAGCTCGGCGCCTTCATCGCGATCATCGTCTTCCTCTTCGTCCAACTGCCCGGCCTCGGCGTCGAGGGCTCGCGGATGTTCGGCATCTTCCTCGCGGCGATCCTCCTGTGGGTGACCGAGGCGATCCCGCTGTCCGCGACCGCCGCCCTCGTGATCTTCCTCGAGGTCCTCTTCGTCTCCAACAAGGCGCTCCTGCCGGTCGGCGAGGAGGCCCCCGCCTACACGAGCTTCTTCGGGGCGCTCGCCAATCCCGTGATCATCCTCTTCCTCGGCGGCTTCATGCTGGCCGACGGCGCCGCGAAGTACAAGGTCGACCGCGCCCTCTCCGCGGTCCTCCTCAAGCCCTTCCTCGGCAAGCCCCGCCTCACCGTCATGGGCGTCATGCTCATCACCGCGCTCATGTCCATGTTCATGTCGAACACGGCGACGACCGCGACGATGTTCGCCGTCATGATGCCGGTCATCATGGCCCTTCCCGAGGGCGGGGCGAGGACGGGCATCGCCCTGTCGATCCCGGTCGCCGCGAACGTCGGCGGCATGGGGACGCCGGTCGGCACGCCGCCCAATGCGATCGCCCTCGGCGCCCTCCAGGCCGCCGGGATCTCGGTGACCTTCCTCGAGTGGATGCTCGCGGCGGTCCCGCTTATGCTCATCGTCCTCGCCGTGTCGTGGCTCTTCATCTCCTGGCGCTACGTGCCCCGGGACGCGAAGTTCGAGATCGACACCTCGGCGAAGTTCGACACCTCGCGCAACGCGAAGATCTTCTACGTCGTCGCGATCCTCACGATCCTCCTGTGGATGACCGAATCCCTGCACGGGATCTCCTCCAACATCGTCGGCTTCCTCCCCGTCGTCGCCCTCATGGTGACGAAGGTGATGGGCGGCGACGACCTGCGCGCCCTCGACTGGCCGGTGCTGTGGCTCGTCGCCGGCGGCATCGCCCTCGGCTCGGGCGTCGGTTCGACGGGACTGGACGCCTGGCTCCTCGGCTCGATCCGTTGGGAGACGATCCCGACTGTCCTCCTCATCCTCACCCTCGCCCTCGTCGGCTGGGTGACCTCGAACGTCATCTCGCACTCGGCCTCGGCGAACCTCCTCGTGCCGATGGGCATGGGCCTGGCGATGACGATCTCGACGCCCGCCGCTCAGATCGCGATCGTCCTCGCGCTCGGCTGCTCGCTCGGCATGTGCCTGCCGATCTCGACCCCGCCGAACGCCATTGCCTATTCGACGGGGACCACTCCGACCCGAGAGATGGTGGTCGTCGGCGTCGTCGTCGGCGTCGTCGGCGTCCTCCTGCTCGCCTTCGTCGCGCCGCTCACCTGGGGCCCGCTCGGAGTGATCTGA
- a CDS encoding sensor histidine kinase produces MGEHDEPPRAGESAWERANVREGGHRPGRRIHILVIGDDSRGFARSLASDLAESFPNVCLDRVDGAEDLRHYDATLAPDDHVVLGVITSEVADIDAALELMEGFPILEPTRWLVVTDETTHSDLWKSTTSGRLSSVLTVPWRVPLLAGQAYSAMVRHMLADGRTREQIVEILGEAPDIAVRGPLLKGLDLPEGEVVRRLLEGVEKVLGRRPRLIVPVGTDLAVQGQPVGAVHLVLDGRVSLHRDSMRGEVLAHHATSGPLIGLVSLARGENAFFTAVTTAPTRVVRLTHEQLEIALLEEPSLATPLAALAIQSLTRRLMRAEDLHLENAMLAADLEAQREALEIALEDLRRTRAELVEKARFAMLGELSAGIAHELNNPVTALARSAEHLGEDVERVLASSKTLEAARASMRAALEAPPRSTAQERELVKEFLPLVDGDRRLARRLVLAGVSDPHRARALKEASTGDLEVVESGARIGSSLRSILAAAERVVDLTRSLKGYARPEAADLQPVDVAEGIDDVLRLTAYRMRGIEVIRDIAESPRVLGHASKLQQVWTNLLVNAAEALEDEREDVDARRRAGEDCAPARGGAPATITVAVREEDGSVRVAISDNGPGVPPEIVEKIFEPHFTTKAGRVRFGLGMGMSIVRSIVADHHGTMRIESEPGRTVMSVSLPALPESSNRPEDTP; encoded by the coding sequence ATGGGTGAGCACGACGAGCCGCCGAGGGCGGGGGAGTCCGCCTGGGAGCGCGCGAACGTGCGCGAGGGCGGGCATCGTCCGGGCCGTCGGATCCACATCCTCGTCATCGGTGATGATTCGAGGGGCTTCGCCCGCTCCCTCGCCTCGGACCTGGCCGAATCCTTCCCCAATGTGTGCCTCGACCGGGTCGACGGGGCGGAGGACCTGCGTCACTACGACGCCACACTGGCGCCGGACGACCATGTCGTCCTCGGGGTGATCACCTCGGAGGTCGCCGACATCGACGCGGCCCTGGAGCTCATGGAGGGGTTCCCGATCCTCGAGCCCACGCGTTGGCTCGTCGTCACCGACGAGACGACCCATTCGGACCTGTGGAAGTCGACGACTTCGGGCCGCTTGTCCTCGGTCCTTACGGTCCCCTGGAGGGTCCCGCTGCTCGCGGGCCAGGCCTATTCGGCGATGGTCCGGCACATGCTGGCCGATGGGCGGACCCGTGAGCAGATCGTCGAGATCCTCGGGGAGGCCCCCGACATCGCCGTCCGCGGCCCTCTGCTCAAGGGATTGGATCTTCCCGAGGGCGAAGTGGTCCGCCGACTGCTCGAGGGCGTCGAGAAGGTGCTGGGGCGCCGACCGCGCCTCATCGTGCCGGTGGGCACGGATCTGGCCGTTCAGGGGCAGCCCGTCGGCGCGGTCCACCTCGTCCTCGACGGGAGGGTTTCGCTCCACAGGGACTCGATGCGCGGCGAAGTCCTCGCCCATCACGCGACCTCCGGCCCCCTGATCGGGCTCGTCTCCCTGGCGAGGGGGGAGAACGCGTTCTTCACGGCGGTGACGACTGCGCCGACCCGCGTCGTGCGCCTCACTCATGAGCAGCTCGAGATCGCGCTGCTCGAGGAGCCCTCGCTCGCGACGCCCCTCGCCGCACTGGCGATCCAGTCCCTGACCCGTCGGCTCATGCGCGCCGAGGACCTCCACCTGGAGAACGCGATGCTCGCGGCCGACCTCGAGGCTCAGCGCGAAGCGCTGGAGATCGCCCTCGAGGACCTGCGGCGCACCCGCGCGGAGCTCGTGGAGAAGGCGCGCTTCGCGATGCTCGGCGAGCTGTCGGCGGGCATCGCCCATGAACTCAACAATCCGGTGACCGCACTCGCGCGTTCGGCCGAGCACCTCGGCGAGGACGTCGAACGGGTGCTCGCATCGTCGAAGACTCTCGAAGCGGCCCGGGCGTCCATGCGGGCCGCCCTCGAAGCCCCGCCGCGCTCGACCGCGCAGGAGCGCGAATTGGTGAAGGAGTTCCTCCCCCTCGTCGATGGCGATCGGCGCCTGGCCAGGAGGCTCGTCCTCGCGGGCGTTAGCGACCCGCACCGGGCGAGGGCCCTGAAAGAGGCTTCGACCGGCGATCTTGAAGTCGTCGAATCGGGGGCGAGGATCGGCTCCTCCCTGCGCTCCATCCTCGCGGCCGCCGAGCGGGTCGTGGACCTCACGCGCTCGCTCAAGGGGTACGCGAGGCCGGAGGCCGCCGACCTTCAGCCCGTCGACGTCGCCGAGGGGATCGACGACGTCCTCCGCCTCACCGCCTACCGGATGCGCGGCATCGAGGTGATCCGGGACATCGCCGAATCGCCGAGGGTCCTCGGTCACGCCTCGAAACTCCAGCAGGTGTGGACGAATCTCCTCGTCAATGCCGCAGAAGCCCTCGAGGACGAGCGCGAGGACGTCGACGCGCGGCGGAGGGCCGGCGAGGATTGCGCGCCCGCGCGCGGCGGGGCGCCTGCGACGATCACGGTCGCAGTGCGAGAGGAGGACGGTTCCGTCCGCGTCGCGATCTCGGACAACGGGCCGGGGGTCCCGCCCGAGATCGTCGAGAAGATCTTCGAACCGCATTTCACGACGAAAGCGGGCCGCGTCCGTTTCGGCCTCGGCATGGGGATGTCGATCGTCCGCTCGATCGTCGCCGACCATCACGGCACCATGCGGATCGAATCCGAACCGGGGCGGACCGTCATGTCCGTCTCGCTTCCCGCACTCCCGGAATCATCGAACCGACCAGAGGACACACCATGA
- a CDS encoding response regulator has product MTLAILSLEDEADVREALERDLEDFWGRIRLEIAEDADDAWAAVEEVAADGDELALVLSDHRLPGRSGVDFLVELVKDPRFTSTRTVLVTGQADQDDTIRALNEAGLDHYIAKPWDPERLRRVVRDQLTEFVLEEGIDPLPYLPLLDGVRVMEAIR; this is encoded by the coding sequence ATGACACTCGCCATTCTCTCTCTCGAAGACGAAGCCGACGTCCGAGAGGCCCTTGAAAGGGACCTCGAGGACTTCTGGGGCAGGATCCGCCTGGAGATCGCCGAGGACGCCGATGATGCGTGGGCGGCGGTCGAGGAGGTCGCGGCGGACGGGGACGAGCTCGCCCTCGTCCTGTCCGACCACAGGCTTCCCGGTCGTTCGGGCGTCGACTTCCTCGTCGAGCTCGTGAAGGATCCGCGTTTCACCTCAACGCGGACGGTCCTCGTCACCGGCCAGGCGGATCAGGACGACACGATCCGGGCTCTGAATGAGGCGGGCCTGGACCACTACATCGCCAAGCCCTGGGATCCCGAGCGCCTGAGGCGGGTCGTGCGCGATCAGTTGACGGAGTTCGTCCTCGAGGAGGGCATCGATCCGCTGCCCTACCTGCCGCTGCTGGATGGCGTCCGCGTCATGGAGGCCATCCGCTGA
- a CDS encoding nitroreductase family protein, with protein MENTTITVQLGHRTFRAFEPGGLDDEELTTLFEVARHTASSSFLQQTTIIRVTDPEVRERLHRASGQPYVGGDRGELLVFIADQYRNSRIRAEGGVPEAPLHRANLFITALHDSLLAAQNLVVAAESMGLGTCYLGSILADPRAVIDALALPPLTFPIVGLLVGRPAQDPQFKPRLPLDLIVSENSYPRIASYCEALADYDEEVRDYYDLRDASTRVESFTTLVRTKIGVGGAHVSPMLEVLHEQGFALE; from the coding sequence ATCGAGAACACCACGATCACCGTCCAACTCGGGCACCGCACATTCCGGGCCTTCGAGCCCGGAGGGCTCGACGACGAGGAGCTCACCACCCTCTTCGAAGTCGCGCGCCACACCGCTTCATCCTCCTTCCTCCAGCAGACGACGATCATCCGCGTCACCGACCCTGAGGTCCGCGAGCGCCTCCACCGCGCGTCGGGGCAGCCCTACGTCGGAGGGGACCGGGGAGAGCTCCTCGTCTTCATCGCCGACCAGTACCGCAACTCGCGGATCCGGGCGGAAGGCGGAGTCCCGGAGGCGCCCCTCCATCGGGCGAACCTGTTCATCACGGCCCTTCACGATTCCCTGCTCGCCGCGCAGAACCTCGTCGTCGCCGCCGAATCAATGGGCCTGGGCACCTGCTACCTCGGGTCGATCCTCGCCGATCCGAGGGCCGTGATCGACGCGCTCGCCCTGCCCCCGCTCACCTTCCCGATCGTCGGCCTCCTCGTGGGCAGGCCCGCGCAGGACCCCCAGTTCAAGCCACGCCTGCCCCTCGACCTCATCGTCTCCGAGAACTCCTATCCCCGGATCGCCTCCTACTGCGAGGCGCTCGCGGACTACGACGAAGAGGTCCGGGACTACTACGACCTGCGCGACGCATCGACGCGCGTCGAGTCCTTCACGACGCTCGTCCGGACGAAGATCGGAGTCGGCGGCGCCCACGTGTCGCCGATGCTGGAGGTCCTCCACGAACAGGGCTTCGCCCTGGAGTGA
- a CDS encoding ABC transporter ATP-binding protein, with amino-acid sequence MSQGAPEGAPRGSIAVRALVKTYQREGVAVPALRGVDLDIAAGDQVALMGPSGSGKSTLLHCLASILRPTSGSITVSGVEVASLSERANSDRRLRSYGFVFQDGQLLPELPCEENVALPLMLLGRRRAEAIAHARTLLARLGCEGLGAFRPGQLSGGQAQRVAIARALVTSPEIVFADEPTGALDQKTGAEVMSVLKGACAESGATLVLVTHDPGVARGLRRTLGMRDGLIDFDSDAPAAGVPQQEAGVR; translated from the coding sequence ATGTCGCAGGGCGCGCCGGAAGGCGCCCCCCGGGGGAGCATCGCCGTTCGCGCCCTCGTCAAGACCTACCAGCGCGAGGGCGTCGCAGTCCCCGCCCTCAGGGGAGTCGATCTCGACATCGCGGCCGGCGACCAGGTCGCCCTCATGGGCCCCTCCGGTTCGGGCAAGTCCACCCTCCTCCACTGCCTCGCGAGCATCTTGCGGCCCACCTCGGGAAGCATCACGGTCTCCGGCGTCGAGGTCGCCTCCCTGTCCGAACGCGCCAATTCCGATCGCCGTCTGCGCTCCTACGGCTTCGTCTTCCAAGACGGTCAGCTCCTCCCCGAACTCCCCTGCGAGGAGAACGTCGCCCTGCCGCTCATGCTCCTCGGACGCCGTCGCGCAGAGGCGATCGCACACGCTCGCACCCTCCTCGCGCGCCTCGGCTGCGAAGGCCTCGGCGCCTTCCGCCCAGGTCAGCTCTCCGGCGGACAGGCCCAGCGCGTCGCCATCGCCCGGGCGCTCGTGACCTCTCCGGAGATCGTCTTCGCCGATGAGCCCACGGGCGCTCTCGATCAGAAGACAGGGGCGGAGGTGATGAGCGTCCTGAAGGGAGCCTGCGCCGAAAGCGGTGCGACCCTCGTCCTCGTCACTCACGATCCCGGTGTCGCGCGAGGGCTCCGCCGCACCCTCGGGATGCGCGACGGCCTCATCGACTTCGATTCGGACGCGCCCGCCGCGGGCGTCCCGCAGCAAGAGGCGGGCGTCCGATGA
- a CDS encoding FtsX-like permease family protein codes for MKACRVAAGALLRSRDASTSILTVLSFALPHAMLLAVAGGVAAFREREAAGVGADPDLAQLYIVFAGFAAVLLIVPILTMGAAAARLGMTRRAENLAILRLIGLSPSAARLACVLDTLVHALVGTFIGTLVYLLTLPAWSLLRFQGLAMRVSEMLLPVHLLLAGILLMAVLAAASSWIAVRRASISPLGVARKQQANGASKIAVLIFAGLVLAWLVVGGALLKSLPQSFAFAVMLIILGLIFAGVNAFGAWSVGLLGRLMARTARTPASLIAGRRLAEDPKSVWRSFSSVALVGFIVGCVYPVAALIVQTGDSSTSLLLQDIRTGLLLTLGMSVALAAVSTAVNQASRLLDTIQEVRSLARAGAPLSVLDRARRREILLPALLIIGGAMGIGLSFLSPVGVGAQATIAMAATLTGFLLSAVLAILLASESTRPLRARLLKERVIDPS; via the coding sequence ATGAAGGCGTGCCGCGTCGCGGCCGGAGCGCTGCTGCGCTCCAGGGACGCCTCGACCTCGATCCTCACGGTCCTCTCCTTCGCGCTCCCCCACGCGATGCTCCTCGCGGTCGCGGGCGGCGTCGCGGCGTTCCGGGAACGCGAGGCCGCCGGCGTCGGGGCGGACCCCGATCTTGCGCAGCTGTACATCGTCTTCGCGGGCTTCGCCGCGGTCCTCCTCATCGTCCCGATCCTCACGATGGGCGCGGCGGCCGCGCGTTTGGGAATGACCCGCCGCGCCGAGAACCTCGCGATCCTGCGGCTCATCGGCCTCAGCCCGAGCGCCGCCCGTCTCGCCTGCGTCCTCGACACCCTCGTCCACGCCCTCGTCGGGACGTTCATCGGCACCCTCGTCTACCTCCTGACCCTGCCCGCGTGGAGCCTCCTGCGCTTCCAGGGGCTTGCGATGCGGGTCTCCGAGATGCTGCTCCCCGTGCACCTCCTCCTCGCGGGCATCCTCCTCATGGCCGTCCTGGCCGCCGCGAGCTCGTGGATCGCGGTGCGCCGCGCTTCGATCTCCCCGCTCGGCGTCGCCCGGAAGCAGCAGGCGAACGGAGCTTCGAAGATCGCGGTCCTCATCTTCGCCGGCCTGGTCCTCGCGTGGCTCGTCGTGGGCGGGGCCTTGCTCAAGTCGCTTCCGCAGAGCTTCGCCTTCGCGGTCATGCTCATCATCCTCGGCCTCATCTTCGCGGGCGTGAATGCCTTCGGCGCATGGTCGGTCGGTCTGCTCGGCCGCCTGATGGCGAGGACCGCGAGGACTCCCGCAAGCCTCATCGCGGGGCGCAGGCTCGCCGAGGATCCGAAGTCCGTCTGGCGGTCCTTCTCCTCCGTCGCCCTGGTCGGATTCATCGTCGGCTGCGTCTACCCGGTCGCCGCCCTCATCGTCCAGACGGGCGACTCTTCGACATCCCTCCTCCTCCAGGACATCCGCACGGGGCTGCTCCTCACGCTCGGGATGAGCGTCGCGCTCGCCGCGGTGTCCACGGCCGTCAATCAGGCCTCGCGGCTCCTCGACACGATCCAGGAGGTCCGCTCCCTCGCTCGGGCGGGCGCTCCGCTGTCGGTCCTGGACCGCGCGCGCCGCAGGGAGATCCTCCTGCCCGCGTTGCTGATCATCGGCGGCGCCATGGGGATCGGCCTGTCCTTCCTCAGTCCGGTCGGGGTCGGCGCGCAAGCGACGATCGCAATGGCCGCGACCCTGACGGGATTCCTGCTGAGCGCCGTTCTCGCGATCCTCCTCGCCTCGGAGTCGACGCGGCCGTTGCGCGCCCGGCTCCTGAAGGAGAGGGTCATCGACCCCTCCTGA
- a CDS encoding HAD hydrolase family protein: MNTPTDLSTLPGNIDLRLVAVDMDGTLLDDGKNFPPALDALLDALDDRGIVFAPSSGRQVWTLLDMFPGRPGMTVIGENGAIVMKDGREVSSSPVDHGTIRRAVALVREAVAEGLDGGLVMCGKKSAYVERTDDRFVEGVLPYYHRTEKVEDQLGVLDRIESGELNDDIVKLAVMCFDDVLPLAERTLARFADTHQYAVSGRNWADLQIRGVDKGRAVRALQAEIGAGRDQTAAFGDFHNDISMLKEARWSFAMANAHAEVVEEAAYIAPSNNDDGVGSVLRGILGIG; encoded by the coding sequence ATGAACACGCCCACGGACCTCTCGACGCTTCCCGGAAACATCGATCTGCGCCTGGTCGCGGTCGACATGGACGGGACCCTGCTCGACGACGGCAAGAATTTCCCTCCGGCCCTCGACGCCCTGCTCGATGCCCTCGACGATCGGGGGATCGTCTTCGCCCCCTCGTCCGGGCGGCAGGTGTGGACGCTGCTCGACATGTTCCCCGGACGGCCGGGAATGACGGTCATCGGCGAGAACGGCGCGATCGTCATGAAGGACGGGCGGGAAGTGTCCTCGAGCCCGGTCGATCACGGCACGATCCGTCGGGCGGTCGCGCTCGTGCGCGAGGCGGTGGCCGAGGGCCTGGACGGCGGGCTCGTCATGTGCGGGAAGAAGTCCGCGTACGTCGAGCGGACCGATGATCGCTTCGTCGAGGGCGTCCTGCCCTACTACCACCGGACCGAGAAGGTCGAGGATCAGCTCGGGGTCCTCGACCGCATCGAATCCGGCGAGCTCAACGACGACATCGTCAAGCTCGCGGTCATGTGCTTCGACGATGTGCTCCCCCTGGCGGAGCGCACCCTCGCGCGCTTCGCCGACACCCACCAGTACGCCGTATCGGGCCGCAACTGGGCGGACCTCCAGATCCGCGGGGTCGACAAGGGCAGGGCCGTGCGCGCCCTCCAGGCCGAGATCGGGGCGGGCCGCGATCAGACGGCGGCCTTCGGCGACTTCCACAACGACATCTCCATGCTGAAGGAGGCCCGCTGGTCCTTCGCCATGGCGAACGCCCATGCCGAGGTCGTCGAGGAGGCCGCCTACATCGCGCCCTCGAACAACGACGACGGCGTCGGCTCCGTCCTCAGGGGGATCCTCGGCATCGGCTGA